TCTAGAAATTTCAAGACCAAAAAAATCCTGAATATTTGGTCCATGGAATGGGTaacaagaaaaatccaaaacatcCACAATAAACAAAAGGGAACTTTATGGAATTTACACTACTAAAGACGGACTTATGGATTTTTCAATTCTGAGGAATGCCATGGCTGCcattttatggatttaataAATAGTGATTAGATTCAAGCAAAATTATTTTCTGCCTCGTTGTTTAATTTTACTGAATTTTGTAGAATAACTATGAGATCGGTAGATACTTGGCAAAATCTAATGGATTTTCCTAATATCAGGGAATTCCTGATCGTGTAACTGATGAGGTGTTTATAGCAATGTCAAAGGCACTAAACTTCATTAACCCTAAGGAACTTTCAATGCAATGTATATTGATTGCTTTGAACCGGTTTCTTCAGgtatttgtgtttttctttcccCAATCTTTTAACCTTAATATTGTAGTTTTTTGTGAGACATAAGCTTGTCATGAAATATATTACTGCTTCATGATCTCATTTTGCTGTAACATATAAAATGTTGATGGAAGTTTTATCAGCTTTCTTTGTCATCCTGTATCATGAGGAATAATGGTGTTTTCCcaccaaaagaataaaatcaatctatattttaagtttgccTATCAAAAGATAAAAtccatttatattttaagttttgacaCATCAATTTACAGTCATAAAAATGATTCGACCATGACCAAAATTGCTCATGAAGTAGCTTGAACTCATTGAAATTCCAAAATCTCATCTTCCTAATTTAGACCTGCATTTACGCTGGATTGTTAGTCGTTTTTTCTGAGTGTCGAAGATATGCAGTTTGAATCAAGTTTCTCTGTTTTCTTGTACTCTAACAGTGATTGTAATATTACCTACTGAGGGAATCTACAGATTTAAGTTTGAACACTTCAAATTCCAATTATAAATCATAGTTGTTTGTTGACCATGGTGGAAATTGCTCTGATAATAGGATAAATTTGCTGAAATTTTCAGAGACCTGAAATGTATTTTTCTTCATCCTTTTTTAATGAACTGTTTTTTCAGCAAACATTTTGCAACATGAGAGATACTTCAATTTGGTTTCTTTTCTGGCTAGGAGATGATAAGTATGCAGACACATTCTTGCCTccacacacagacacacacatCCTTTGCCATATCCAACTTTTACGTCAATGTGTCTGGGTAGAGACATGCATTCATGTGTGcttgtgtatgtatgtatgtatgtatgtatttgttAGTTATTTCAAATGAaccttttatcttttctttattagaACTTCAATTTTCTGTTTCATTATCACCAATCTTTTCAATTTCGACTTGGGAAGATCAGTTTGAGGGTTTTTCTGGTGAACATTCATTGACTGCTTTGAGACTTAAATCTTAGACTTTGTTTGAAAATGTAATGTAGCGGAAGTTGGAGAAGAGGACACCTTCATCTTTCTTGAAACCCTTGactaaaaagagagaaagaatagGAAAAATACATTCTGGACCCTATAAGTATCAGGCGTTTTAGACTTTGCACTCTAAACTACCAAAAGTGACACACTGCACCCTTTCAATTACCAGACATTGGAAATAGCTCTCTCATCCAAGTCTGGCATTTCATCCATACAATCTTGCTGGTCAGATCTTGACAGAGGGTGCAGATTGAACTTTTTTGGTAGTTTGAGGTTGTAATGTGTCTATTTTGGTAGTTTAAGGTGCAAAGTGGAAGACATCTTGTCGTCGGAGGGTTCAAAGTGTATTCTCTCCTAAAAGAGATTTCTTCTTTAATAAGCAACTCAACAATAAACTTAATGATCTCAATGTTGAAATGTTCACTAAAAGCCTTTGTAGAGGCTACAAATCCTAATCCTAAAGTTACTAGAAGACCGATCATCTGCGAAAAGCAAGTGAGAAACCAGGGGAGCAAAGGAAAGGAGATAAACAGgaaaactcaaaaagaaaaaaaaaaaagaaagaaaaaaaacctgGCCATTGCTTAAATTTAGGGGGCAGCTTGTCTTATATCAAAATGCTTTGTCCATCTATTAACAGCATCATCTTTTGGGTAGCATAACTGTGGATACTTTTGGATGtgttattgatttatataatgCTGTCAATACTTTTAAgttctatattttaaaataaaaagaacaatgATTTCTTACAACGTGACACCAGCTGTCTATGAATTATGAAAACTCATCTCTAGGAAAAGCACGGTTCCAAGATGGCTTTCTTGGATGGTAACCCCCAGAGAGACTATGTCAGCCAATTGTTGATCATATTCAGTCACTGGGTGGTGAAGTAAGACTAAACTCGCGAATTCAGAATATTGAGCTAAATAGTGATGGAACAGTGAAAAGGTTTTTACTTCATAATGGGAACGTGATTGAAGGGGATGCATATGTATTTGCTACTCCAGGTATACCACTAAACTTTTAtgcagttttatattttttattaactgTAATGTCAGCTTCCTGATCTTGTTATTCACTTTGTTCCAATCAGTTGACATCCTGAAGCTTCTTTTACCTGAAAACTGGAAAGAGATTCCATATTTCCAGAGATTGGAGAAATTAGTTGGAGTCCCAGTTATTAATGTGCACATATGGTTAGTGAAAGATTCTATTTTGTTaattgactctctctctctctctctctctccattttattcatttgaaaGTGGCGAGTCCCATATATGTGCAATAAGGGAGGCCCTTTATTTACAACATAAAGTatgtatgcttttttttttttagttcaattGCTTTGTGAATGATATCCTTTCGGGAGATAATGTGCTCAATGATTGTGAATTTTAGAAAGGTGATTTGCTCATGCAACATGGGAATATTCTGCTTAATTGGAATTCttaaattgtattatatttCTCACGTTTACtgtgattaataaaatttctactAATAAGATAACAAATGTTTTATTCCTGCTCATGCTAAGCATCAGTTGCTTTTGGTTGGAGAGAATGAATATCCATTTTTGTTTTACAGTCACTAATCAATTATAACATTGGCTAAATGGTCTCACTGCTTGCAGGTTTGACAGGAAACTGAAGAACACCTATGATCACCTACTATTTAGCAGGTCCTGCTGATGCTTATCTCATCAATTGTGGTGTCTAGTAGAGATACGATACCTTTGTTTGCTTAATTTGTGTTTCTTACAGACGATGTGAGTTTTAGTACTGAGCAGCTTAGTCTTCTGAGCTGTTTTGTCCAATTTTACTGAATCATTCCTGTGGTGCAGAATATTGCCAATGAGCTCAAGCTTAAATTGCACCTCCTCCCCCTATTAGGAAAAGGTGATGGGTGAGGAGGTTTGAAGACCCACCGGCAGCATATCTGATTTATCAatcaaaaataggaaaaaagaaagaaatttaaaatgttATCAATATTCTATACACTAAGGTTGCTTGCTGAAAAGTGCTCTTTCTTCCTCAGAGAAATGTGAAGTTGGTGGTACAACCATTCTTTGGTGTCTCGTGATAATCTTGACTGTATACCCTAGAATAtcaatttaaattcaaaatttacaGTGGACATATAtgatttagtaatttaaatctTGGTATGATTGTTCAGTTACACTTGGCCTACAAAATATTCTAGGAATGGAGAGATTATTTACTATGATCCTAAATCTATTAAAACTTGTCTTATATTGTTTTGTTGTGTGGTTATTCCCCTTTTACCTTGATTGCttgagaggggagagagagggtttTTTCCCCACTTCCATTTAGAATTTTTAGGCTAAATGGTTTTATCAATTTTCCTTCTCCCTCTCATTTAAAgctattttcttttactttttttaatgcaGAAGCCAACTTCTCAGTGTATATGCTGACATGTCAGTAACATGTAAGGTAAAAAATggtattaaattttttagtttttttgaatttttctgtcACGTCCTTAAGCCGACATAAATGCCAATGTATTCATGCAACTCAAAACATACTGTTGAACTTGCGTCCTTTCCAATCTGTGGGATGTTAATCGGAATACTTGCTTCTTACAATAAGAAAAGGAaatcagattttaatttttgggaaaatgggAAATAACAGAATATTTTGCATACACACTGAGACAATTCTATGTTTTATTGGAATAAGGGCAGTTGGGTCAGTGATTAATTTgactttcttttattaataatctGGGAATAATTATAATGTATGAACATATGGGCAGTTGGGTTAGTGATGCATTTGACTTTCTTCCGTTTATGTTATGGAAATTCTGTCACTTTTTTAATTGATTGTGCTGTGCAGGAATATTACAACCCAAACGAATCTATGCTGGAATTAGTTTTTGCGCCTGCAGAAGAATGGATTTCACGCAGTGATGCTGATATTATTGATGCTACAATGAAGGAACTTGCAAAACTCTTTCCAGATGAAATTTCCACAGATCAGAGCAAAGCAAAGATTGTAAAGTACCATGTTGTTAAAACACCAAGGTATGACAAAATGACCAGAAACTTGGAGTCTTTTGgattctctaattttttttttttttttgataagtaaacgatCGTATTAATAACAAAAGgcttagcccaagtacacaagaggGTATACACGAGTTAACTcctatctaggaagaagaaaaagaaacaagaaaatcatgaatgcCCAGGCCATAAAAATCTACAGCTATGGCCCATATAAATAAAGTTCTAACAAAAAGTGATCTAAGTTCCTCTATAGAGCGTTCTTTATCTTCAAATGTCCGGTCATTACGCTCCTTCCATAGGCACCACAAGATGCAAATAGGCACCAATTTCCACACAGCTGTGATTTGGGGGGCTCCTCTTAGGTTTGTCTAGCTGGCCAAGAACTCAACCACCGTGGCTGGCATGACCCAAGCTAGCTCCAACCTGCAGAACACATCATCCCATAGCTCTCTAGcgacctcacaatgtagtaaaagatgatcCATAGTTTCAccacttttcttacacatgcaacactagTCTACTATGATCACCCCCTGTTTCCTTAAGTTATCCATCGTCAAAATCTTACCCAAGGAAGTTGACCAAGCAAAAAATGCCGCTTTAGGAGGTGCTCTATTTCGCCAAATCTTCTTCCATGGAAATTGGTTGTCTTGCGATTGTGTGAGAGACTTATAAAAAGAATGGACCGAGAACATGCCTTTATCTGTTGGTTTCCACCACAACCTGTCAGTTCGTTGAATGTTCGGTCTCATGGGGTATAGAATACgaaaaaaatcctcaaagctACCAATTTCCTAATCTTGGGCAGCCCTACTAAAGTTGATGTTCCATTGGACTTGATCCCCAGATAGTACCAAAGCATCCGCCACTGAAGCTTTTTTTTCACAAGCAATGCTGAAAACTGAAGGGAATGAATGCTCtccaaaatttaattctagagccATCTCTCAACATTAGTCTAGTGTGACGAGTAAAAACCCCCCACCCTCGCCTAATAtgcttccaaactcccactccaTAAGTCCCACTCACCTCTCTAGTGCTCCAACACCCCCACACGCTTCCATATTTATGGTCTATCACCGACTTCCAAAGGGTTTCCGGTTCCATAgtgtatctccacaaccatttcccaagtaaagccCTATTAAAGATTCTCAAGTTTCTAATTCCTAGCCCACCAGAGGAAATTGGAGAGCATACCTTATCCCACTTGACCAGGTGGAGTTTGAATTCATCCCCATTCCACTCCAGAGGAAGTCATGATGCAATTTTTCTATCCGAGTTGCCACACTTACTGGAATGGGGattctctaaaataaataatggacATTTATTTAGTACCCTTTATATGATTATAGCTTGCATATATTACTGATCTGGAGAATTGAATTCTGTAGTCAAAGTTGCAATATTGTTTCCAACCTTTAAGTTACTCCATTTCCCTAATGTAATCTAACTGAGGATTTTCTCAGGTCCGTTTACAAAAATGTCCCAAATTGTGAACCTTGCCGTCCCTTACAAAGATCTCCTATTGAGGGCTTCTACTTAGCTGGTGACTACACAAAGCAAAAGTATTTGGCTTCAATGGAAGGTGCTGTTCTGTCAGGAAAGCTTTGTGCTCAAGCTATTGTACAGGtaatttgattataaatatggCGAAAGCTAATATGGTTATTTTTCTTGGAGAAATGTTGATTTTAGTGAATTATGATAGAACTTCTGCCAAAGTATTTCCCTCCATGGATTATAGAATTAAGTGGTGGATGATTAACATGTACACTTGTTCCATAACCCTAGTGGATCATATATATGTAGAAAAGCTtctgattttgaagaattggaaacatcttttttccatttatatttACCTAGTTCAAATCAGGGATTTCACTCCATGAAGAGTTTCAATTTTTACTTCgtatatgtgtatgtgtgtgtgtctgtatTTCAATTTCTTGGTAACTCAAAAAGGAGTCTCTTCCTTTGTGTTGTGTCTATTATCCCATAAAACTGCACACATATTATAGCACAAGGGAAGATTATATTTGTTATAAGGTCAAATTACTTATCAATGAGTTTTCTGGTGCAAAAGCTGTTGTACCACAGTGCTCAGATGGATTAGAGCATGGCAAGGGGTTCTCTGGCTCCTACTGAGTCCcctaaaatgttaaaaacttGTGCTTAAACATTATTTTCACAGTAATGCCTCAGAGTCGTCCTCCTAAATGGTAAAATAATAAGAtggataaataaatagatatataaggAAACAGACAAACCCATTTTGAGTTCTCAAATTTTCTTGTATGTTCTACTTAGTCCTCATCTATACATGCAGGATTATGAGTTGCTCGTTGCTCGGGGGCAAAGAAGGTTGGCTGAAGCAAGTCTTTTTTGACAGAAAACCTTTGCGGGGTAAATTTTGCCATGGTTCTTGAGGATTATTCAAAGAATAGTTTTGGCTTGTGGATCAATGCTATACCCACATGAAGGATTTATTTTCTGCTGTCAGAAGGGATAATATGACATTGTAACAACATATCTAGGCTGTCTGATACTGAATCTTTAATTTCTGCATAGAGAATCTTGTTTTCTTCATAGTTTTACTTGTATGATACCTATATTGATTCAAGTgtacataatttattcttaaaaaatatgtgaaatacAATGCAATCAAGGAGAAAGCATACGCATTTACCTCGTTTCAGCGGGATGCAATGGATAAGATTCAATCCGGAAAATGGATCCTTAGTCCTtgttagaaaagaaaaggagtaAACTTGTCTATGGATTAGATTCATTATTTCGTCCAATCAtaacctttttatttattttaaagcgGAGTAAATTATCATGTCTCAGCTTACGGAAGGAACAACTCATTGTAGAAGTAACTTTTCATAGAGAGGATAAAGG
Above is a genomic segment from Juglans microcarpa x Juglans regia isolate MS1-56 chromosome 1D, Jm3101_v1.0, whole genome shotgun sequence containing:
- the LOC121254668 gene encoding LOW QUALITY PROTEIN: 15-cis-phytoene desaturase, chloroplastic/chromoplastic (The sequence of the model RefSeq protein was modified relative to this genomic sequence to represent the inferred CDS: inserted 1 base in 1 codon) — encoded protein: MALCGCVSAANLSWQNTVIENHSLKTAPRCGFLKVSEKTNALAFGGSESMGHSLKINYPHAVGLRPRKGVYPLQVVCMDFPRPELDNTVNFLEAAYLSSSFRTSPRPTKPLTVVIAGAGLAGLSTAKYLADAGHKPVLLEARDVLGGKVAAWKDDDGDWYETGLHIFFGAYPNVQNLFGELGINDRLQWKEHSMIFAMPKKPGEFSRFDFPEVLPAPLNGIFAILRNNEMLSWPEKVTFAIGLLPAMLGGQSYVEAQDGLTVEQWMRKQGIPDRVTDEVFIAMSKALNFINPKELSMQCILIALNRFLQEKHGSKMAFLDGXPPERLCQPIVDHIQSLGGEVRLNSRIQNIELNSDGTVKRFLLHNGNVIEGDAYVFATPVDILKLLLPENWKEIPYFQRLEKLVGVPVINVHIWFDRKLKNTYDHLLFSRSQLLSVYADMSVTCKEYYNPNESMLELVFAPAEEWISRSDADIIDATMKELAKLFPDEISTDQSKAKIVKYHVVKTPRSVYKNVPNCEPCRPLQRSPIEGFYLAGDYTKQKYLASMEGAVLSGKLCAQAIVQDYELLVARGQRRLAEASLF